CTCCAGTAAGTCCTGGGGCAACTTCAAGACCATGACAGGTATTACCATCAATACCTATAGTGTTTGCGTAATCTCCATTAACGTAAGCGATTTCTGTTAACTGTTCAAAAGTGATATCGCCTTCATCAGACTGTGAATACACAAATTCTGCATCATACATACAACGTTTATCTTCCCACCAAGAACCTGCGTTAAACCAAGCAGCATATGTATGTGAGCCATCTGCTTGCACTTCGTTTGGTCCTAATCCAATATTTCCATCTTTATCTGCTGCCCAGTACCATTTTTTATTATTACCAGCACCACCAGTTAAAAACTTTTTAGCTTCTTGGTCGTCGAAAGAACTATATACATCAATATTGATTGAAGACGTACTTTGAGATCCGCCAGTTCCAGAGGCTATAACCGTAACTGTATATGTGTTTGTGTCAACTTTTGAAAACCTATGACTTGTAACTCCTGATGCGGCTACAGCATCTGTATTGTCCCCAAAGTTGTATATATAAGTTATTGTGTTATCTGCCGTAGCTGTAAAATTTACTAAGCCACTACCATCTCCACCTGGATTGTTAGAGTCTTCACCAACAATCTCATAAGAAATTTGTATATTACTTGGTGCAACTATATCTCCAACTTCGTAATTATCTTCTTCGCAACTCATTAATGTTATTAATGCAAGAACAAAGGTTATATAATATTTAATTGTTTTCATCTTTTTATTTTTTATTTATGAAAATATAAGTTATCAATATACACGGTAGCATTACCACCTGAAGTATCCCAAACTAGTTGGGTAATTCCAGCGCGATCCATATCATAATTTGATAAAGGAATAGTGACACTAACCCATGTACCTTGGTTAATTACTGGAAGAAACTCAATATCTTCCTGAACAGGGTTATAAGTGGTGTTTACCATTTTAAGTCCTAAGGTGGTGGCGTCTTGTGTATAGTAATCAAAATGTAGATAGCTCATTCCAGTCAAATCTGTTGGGTTATCATAGTTGGTTACAATACCTGAATAATTTAATAAATCATATTGCCAAACATTGTTTCCTGCTATAGGGAAATCTGATAGTGTTGTTGTTTGACCCCAGTCAGGATTTACTTCACTTAGCGCAACCCCTGTATAAGAATCACTATAAATAGAAATAACATCAGCCTGTGCTATAGTAGGTACTGGAGCAACCACTGTTGGTTGAGCGCCAGACTTAGAAGAAAAATATAAATTATCAATATATACTTTCGCGCTTCCTCCAGACGTATCCCAAATAAATTGAGTTACTGCAGATAAATCCAAGTCAAAATCTGATAATGGAATGGTTACACTTGCCCATGTTCCTCTTATTATATTGCCTACAAACTCAATATCTTCTTGATTAACAACGGTATTTACCATTTTTAATCCTAAAGTTTCTGCATCAGGTGTAAAGTAATTAAAATGTACATAATCCATACCTGATAAGTCTGTTGGTGCATCATAATTTGAAACAATACCTGAATAGTTTAAGTTTTCATATAACCAGATATTGTTTCCATCAATATCAAGAGTTGTCAAAGTTGTTGTTTGACCCCAATCTGGGTTTATTTCGTTTAAACCAATGTTAGTATATGCATCACTAAAAAGAGAAACAACATTAGCTTCAGTTGTAGTTGGTGTTGGAGCAGGAACCTCAGGGGTTTCTGCTACAATGGAAGGGTTCCAGAAATAAATATTATCTATAAACACAGTTCCTGCTGCCCACGTGTCGCCTACAAGTTTCAGTTGAAATATTTCTGTAACCGTTAGACCTTGATCTGTGTAATCTGAAACAAGGATATCCAAGCTTGTCCATTCACCAGTTGTTAAATCTTTTTTTATAGGTGCTTCTGTAGCGCCTCCAGGAGTGTTATTAATTAATGAAGTTTCTAATTTAAGACCTTCATCTGCCGTCCAAACGTCCAAGTGTAAATATTTCATTCCTGAAACATCTATTGATGTTCCATCTGCTAAAGCAATACCTTGATAACTAAGGTTAGTGTATTGTAACATTTCATCACCATTTAAATCAAAAATACCCCAGCCACTTCCTTGTCCGGCTTGTCCCCAATCTGGGAAATAATTAGTATTAGGAACGTCTGTGTATTTAGTACTATATATGGATATAACATCAGTTTCCTCTCTGCTAGGAGGTGTAGGAGCTGAATCTGTAGGTTGTAAAATGGCCGTAACTTCAAAATCAAAAACACACTCTGTTGTTTGAGACGATGCACTCATTGCTACTACTCTAATGGTATACGTTCCAGCTTCTTGATATTGGTAATCTACGGGTTCTCCATTATTAGCTGTTTCAGGTTCATCTTTTCCTGGTTCCCCAAAATAGACCTCGTAAGAAATACCAAATTTAGCCGTTACAGTTACATCTACTTCTTTAGATATAGCTTTGTCATTGCTTCTTTTAATATTTTCGTTTAATACACAACTCATTTTGGGTGCTTCGTAAACTACAGGGAGAGATTTTGTTGCAGTAGCTGTTAGACCTGTTAATCCAACGGCCTCAATAATTACATCGTAAAATTCTTCTTCTGGAAGTTCAGCATATTGATGTACCACACTTTCACCTTGAATTACTTCTGCTAACATTTCAGTACCATCTCCAAAATTTATATTATAAGATGCGGCACCTATAGCATTTGGTGTAATACTTATTAGACCTAAATTTCCTGTATCTTCATCCAAGATGGGTTTAAAAACTGCAGAAACTTCTGATGGCGCCTCAACTTTATCAATAAAACTTAAATCATTATCATCTTCGGCGCAACTCATGAAGAAGATCAAAGCGAAACTAAATATATATTTTAATGTTTTCATATCTTATTTTTTTAATTTGAATATCCTGGGTTTTGTGACCAAGTGTTTCCAGCAAGCTCAATTTCAAGTCTTGGAATAGGAAATAAGTCATGCTTATTAACTTCAAAGCCAGGAATCGTACTCGTTTTCTCTGTTCTAACCTGATCGAAAAACCGATGACCCTCTCCAGCCAATTCCAATCTTCGCTCTTGCAAAATGTTTTCTAAGGTAGCAGGAACTCTGTAACTGATATCTCCAGAAAAGGCTCTATCTCTAACTTCGTCGAGCAATGTTTGAGGGTCTCCTTTAGGCGATGTAGCTTGAAGATTAGCTTCTGCAGCCATTAACAATACATCAGAATAGCGTATTGCTCTATAGTTATTACCGTGGGTAATTCTAGTGTCTGGTAAGTTAGCTTCCTTATATACCATGTATTTAAAATTGTAATAACCCGTATATTCATTTCTTTTATCAAATTTTAATTCAGGCATTTGTGCTGCGTAAGCTTCAATATTAAAAAATGTTGCATTGAGTCTAGTATCTGCAACATCATATAAATCAACAAGCTCTGGAACAGGCGTGCTAAACGTATTGCCATCATCATAAGGACCCCAGTTTACCTTTTCACCTGTAAATCTTGGTGACATATAACCTGCTGCTACATTACCTTCAGAATACTCTAATTGCTCATAATTTCCTCCTTCAACACCTATAGAATATTGAATTTCAAAAACAGATTCTTCATTATTCTCGTTGTTATTAAGAAAAATAGTTCCAAAATCCTCAACTAAACGATATTGTTTTGACTTAATTACTTTATCAAAAGCATCTGCAGCCTTGTCATATTCTTTTTGGAATAAATACACTTTACCCAATAAGGCCCACGCAGCTCCTTTTGTAGCTCTGCCTGGTTGCGCTTGTATCCAAGGCAAACTATTTGTAGCAGTTATTAAATCTTGTTCAATTTTATCATAAACGTCCGCTTTAGGAGTTCTACCAATAGATTGAGCGCCTTCAACAGAGATTCTTCCGTCAACTATTAACGGGACATCGCCAAAAAATTTAACTAATTGAAAATAGTAAAATGCCCGCAAAAATAAGTTTTCAGCTAATAATTCAGGTTTTCTGTCAAAATCAACTTGATTTTGAAATTCAACAATATAGTTAGCTCTGCCTATACCAGCATACATCCATTTCCATACATTTCTTAAAGCTAAATTATCGGCATTATGAGTCATGTCATCAATCTGTTGCCATTCTGGAGTATCTGTAGGCCGCTCACCTCCACATAAAGCATTATCTGAGGCAATTTCTCCTAGTATGTGAATTAAATAATTGGTTCCTAAAAGGTCATATGTGCCAATTAAAGCATCTTCATAATCTTGTTGTGAATTAAAGAAGTTTTCAGTATTCTGTTGTCCTTCTTTAGAGATATCAATATAATCATCACAAGCATTAACTGAGATAGTTAAGGCTGCAAGTATCATTAATTTTATTATATTATTTTTCATATCGCTTAGTCTTTAAAATGAAATATTAACTCCAGTAGTAAACGTTCTAGTTTGAGGGTATTGACCCAAATCTACTCCTGCGCCCAATGGACTTGCATTAGAAACATCTGGATTATATCCACTATAGTTAGTGAATGTATATAAGTTGTTTACAGCTACGTAGAGTCTAAACCTGTCTAAACCTAATTTTTCTAAGACTTCACTAGGTAAAGAATATCCTAATTGAACATTCTGTATTCTTAAATAAGAACCGTCTTCTACATAAAAATCAGAAAACAAAACATTACCAGACGCATTGTTTGATGCTCTTGGAACAGTATTTGAAGATCCTTCTCCAGTCCACCTGTCCAAGTATAATCTTGATTTGTTGCTATACGTTAAAAAACGTTCATAACTTCTAACCACATCATTTCCTATTGACGCATATAGTGAGGTGCCAAAATCAAAATCTTTATAATTTAGGTTCAGATTAAATCCTACCGTGGCATCAGGGATAGGGTTACCTATTACCGTTTTATCAACAGAGCTATCAATAACACCATCACCATCAATGTCAACAAATCTAATGTCGCCTGGTGCTGCGCCATCTTGAAACTTGTCGTCAAGGTCATCTATCGTACCATCATCGTTAGTATCTGTGTTTAAAGCATCTATTTCTGCTTGGTTTTGATATATACCATCCGTTTTTAGGCCATAAAAGACACCGATTGGAAGACCTGTTTGGAACCTTGATGTTTGCTGAGCCAAATCAAATAAGCCTCCAGAAATAAATCCTGCTGCATTATTTACTTTAACAGCTTTGTTCTCAATGGTAGTTACGTTTAAGCCTAATCCTAATTTAAATTTGTCCGAAAAGTCATGATTAAAATTTAAACTTATATCAAACCCTTTATTCTCAATAGTTCCAGCATTTACAATTGGAGCAGAACTACCCGGAGCCGCAGCACCTACTAAAGCAGAAACTTCTGGGATTAATAATAAGTCCTCTGTTGTTTTCTTATAATAATCGGCCGTTAAATCTAATTTTCCATTAAAGAACCCTGCATCTATACCAATATTTGTTTGTGTA
The nucleotide sequence above comes from Flavobacteriaceae bacterium HL-DH10. Encoded proteins:
- a CDS encoding RagB/SusD family nutrient uptake outer membrane protein — its product is MKNNIIKLMILAALTISVNACDDYIDISKEGQQNTENFFNSQQDYEDALIGTYDLLGTNYLIHILGEIASDNALCGGERPTDTPEWQQIDDMTHNADNLALRNVWKWMYAGIGRANYIVEFQNQVDFDRKPELLAENLFLRAFYYFQLVKFFGDVPLIVDGRISVEGAQSIGRTPKADVYDKIEQDLITATNSLPWIQAQPGRATKGAAWALLGKVYLFQKEYDKAADAFDKVIKSKQYRLVEDFGTIFLNNNENNEESVFEIQYSIGVEGGNYEQLEYSEGNVAAGYMSPRFTGEKVNWGPYDDGNTFSTPVPELVDLYDVADTRLNATFFNIEAYAAQMPELKFDKRNEYTGYYNFKYMVYKEANLPDTRITHGNNYRAIRYSDVLLMAAEANLQATSPKGDPQTLLDEVRDRAFSGDISYRVPATLENILQERRLELAGEGHRFFDQVRTEKTSTIPGFEVNKHDLFPIPRLEIELAGNTWSQNPGYSN